One Rosa chinensis cultivar Old Blush chromosome 5, RchiOBHm-V2, whole genome shotgun sequence genomic region harbors:
- the LOC112202931 gene encoding G-type lectin S-receptor-like serine/threonine-protein kinase SD1-29 isoform X1 gives MQMGIRTKTFSALGSSRLFLFFFSLLLSQHCCAEVLYEINPSHSLSKGQTLVSSPRGIFELGFFSPDSASKYVGLWHKNIFPRKVVWVANREKPLAVADELASLRVCGNGNLEIVDGKQNSVSPTNGTIIQVSSSNASSVVASLSDSGNFGVKDVVVDRVVWQSFDHPCDTMLPTQRLGYNTKSKKGTFLTAWKRESDPSTGTYTVEGGRATEIPAQVIIWINRSTPFWRSGPWDKSKFIGIPAMDDQYLSGFNGDENVERGTQYFSYKLSTLAAYLEISSQGIFKLMYAGTGRNWSVYLQTQNNPCGICGACGPFGVCNASEYPICKCLKGFVPKSDQEWSKGDWTGGCVRKTKLFCERLTNKKSVPLQGKEDDSDDVFWKIVRAKVPDYHQYITSLNLGDEFNDCKIQCLNNCSCLAYALVNNIGCLVWSKNLIDIQEYSKGGVDIYIRLARKELGEEKPIKLIASLTAIGLIIILVAIVLGFYRLRANQKESIPSSRDTLRVYIGKHDPSELLIYDFDIILTATDNFSITNKLGQGGFGPVYKGILQDGKEIAVKRLSSSSGQGIEEFKNEMLLISNLQHKNLVRMMGCCIKEDEKLLVYEFMPNKSLDTFLFDPMRTTELYWDRRFNIIQGLIRGLLYLHYDSYLKVIHRDLKVSNILLDEKMNSKISDFGLARIVEGTQCLENTRKIVGTHGYMSPEYAMGGIFSKKSDVYSFGVLVLEIISSKKNNNFFLYDQQLGFLAYESSMHGTCGMKARDWSWWMKYCVIHIPHQKYKILKCVHIELLCVQDNAADRPTTKDIALMLSSEKDGPQPKMPLFSIQNSFFHPQPQYGHTNSSMNEATITVIEGR, from the exons ATGCAAATGGGTATTAGAACCAAAACTTTTAGTGCTTTAGGTTCCTCTAGGCTGTTCCTGTTCTTCTTCAGCTTGCTTCTGTCACAGCATTGTTGTGCTGAAGTACTGTATGAGATAAATCCTTCACACTCTTTATCAAAGGGACAAACTCTAGTCTCCTCCCCTAGAGGCATTTTTGAATTAGGCTTCTTCAGTCCTGATTCTGCTAGTAAGTATGTGGGGTTATGGCACAAGAATATATTTCCACGTAAAGTTGTCTGGGTGGCCAACAGAGAAAAGCCTCTCGCAGTTGCAGATGAGTTGGCTAGTTTGAGGGTTTGCGGCAATGGCAATCTGGAGATTGTAGATGGGAAGCAGAATTCTGTCTCGCCAACCAATGGTACTATTATTCAGGTATCATCATCTAACGCTAGTTCAGTTGTTGCATCTCTTTCAGACAGTGGAAATTTTGGTGTCAAAGATGTAGTGGTGGATCGAGTAGTATGGCAGAGCTTTGATCATCCTTGTGACACAATGCTACCAACCCAGCGGCTTGGATACAATACTAAATCTAAAAAGGGCACTTTCTTGACTGCCTGGAAACGTGAGAGTGATCCATCTACTGGGACATATACAGTTGAAGGCGGACGGGCAACAGAGATACCAGCACAAGTGATCATTTGGATTAATCGATCAACTCCCTTCTGGAGAAGTGGGCCATGGGATAAATCAAAGTTCATCGGCATACCAGCTATGGATGATCAATATCTTAGTGGATTTAATGGAGATGAAAATGTAGAACGGGGAACACAGTATTTCTCTTATAAATTAAGCACTCTCGCAGCATATCTAGAAATCTCTTCACAGGGAATCTTTAAGCTTATGTATGCAGGAACTGGTAGGAACTGGTCAGTCTACCTCCAGACACAAAATAATCCGTGTGGAATCTGTGGAGCATGTGGGCCTTTTGGGGTTTGCAACGCCTCCGAATATCCAATCTGCAAGTGTTTGAAAGGGTTTGTGCCAAAGTCAGATCAGGAATGGAGCAAAGGAGACTGGACCGGTGGGTGCGTAAGGAAAACCAAATTGTTCTGTGAGAGACTAACAAATAAGAAGTCAGTACCATTGCAAGGAAAAGAAGATGATAGTGATGATGTATTTTGGAAGATTGTACGGGCGAAAGTACCAGATTATCATCAGTACATTACATCTTTGAATCTTGGGGACGAGTTCAATGACTGCAAGATACAGTGCCTAAATAATTGTTCATGCCTGGCTTATGCACTTGTTAATAATATTGGGTGTTTGGTCTGGTCCAAAAACCTTATTGATATACAGGAATATTCCAAGGGGGGAGTTGATATTTATATTCGCCTTGCACGCAAAGAACTAG GAGAAGAAAAGCCAATTAAGTTGATTGCCAGCCTGACAGCTATTGGTTTAATAATTATCTTGGTTGCCATAGTGTTGGGTTTTTACAGGTTGCGAGCTAACCAAAAGG AATCGATTCCATCGTCTAGGGACACTCTTCGAGTATATATTGGAAAACATGACCCATCAGAGCTATTGATCTATGATTTTGATATTATATTAACTGCTACAGACAATTTCAGCATTACAAACAAACTCGGGCAAGGAGGTTTTGGTCCTGTTTATAAG GGTATACTACAAGATGGGAAGGAAATAGCTGTAAAAAGACTATCTAGTAGCTCAGGACAAGGcattgaagagttcaagaatgagATGCTGTTGATCTCCAATCTTCAACATAAAAATCTTGTTAGGATGATGGGTTGCTGCATTAAAGAGGATGAGAAGTTACTTGTTTATGAGTTCATGCCAAACAAAAGCTTGGATACGTTTCTATTCG ATCCGATGAGGACAACAGAGCTTTATTGGGATAGACGCTTTAATATTATTCAGGGTCTTATTAGAGGGCTTCTTTATCTCCATTATGATTCGTATCTGAAGGTAATACATAGAGATCTGAAAGTCAGCAACATTCTCCTGGATGAAAAGATGAACtcaaaaatttcagattttggattGGCACGCATAGTTGAAGGAACACAATGTCTAGAAAATACTCGGAAGATTGTGGGAACACA TGGCTATATGTCTCCAGAGTATGCCATGGGTGGGATattttccaaaaaatctgatgtctACAGCTTCGGGGTATTGGTATTGGAGATTATTAGCAGCAAGAAGAATAACAACTTTTTTTTATATGACCAACAGCTTGGCTTTCTAGCCTATGAAAGTTCAAT GCATGGAACTTGTGGCATGAAGGCAAGGGATTGGAGTTGGTGGATGAAGTATTGCGTGATTCATATTCCT
- the LOC112202931 gene encoding G-type lectin S-receptor-like serine/threonine-protein kinase SD1-29 isoform X2, translated as MQMGIRTKTFSALGSSRLFLFFFSLLLSQHCCAEVLYEINPSHSLSKGQTLVSSPRGIFELGFFSPDSASKYVGLWHKNIFPRKVVWVANREKPLAVADELASLRVCGNGNLEIVDGKQNSVSPTNGTIIQVSSSNASSVVASLSDSGNFGVKDVVVDRVVWQSFDHPCDTMLPTQRLGYNTKSKKGTFLTAWKRESDPSTGTYTVEGGRATEIPAQVIIWINRSTPFWRSGPWDKSKFIGIPAMDDQYLSGFNGDENVERGTQYFSYKLSTLAAYLEISSQGIFKLMYAGTGRNWSVYLQTQNNPCGICGACGPFGVCNASEYPICKCLKGFVPKSDQEWSKGDWTGGCVRKTKLFCERLTNKKSVPLQGKEDDSDDVFWKIVRAKVPDYHQYITSLNLGDEFNDCKIQCLNNCSCLAYALVNNIGCLVWSKNLIDIQEYSKGGVDIYIRLARKELGEEKPIKLIASLTAIGLIIILVAIVLGFYRLRANQKESIPSSRDTLRVYIGKHDPSELLIYDFDIILTATDNFSITNKLGQGGFGPVYKGILQDGKEIAVKRLSSSSGQGIEEFKNEMLLISNLQHKNLVRMMGCCIKEDEKLLVYEFMPNKSLDTFLFDPMRTTELYWDRRFNIIQGLIRGLLYLHYDSYLKVIHRDLKVSNILLDEKMNSKISDFGLARIVEGTQCLENTRKIVGTHGYMSPEYAMGGIFSKKSDVYSFGVLVLEIISSKKNNNFFLYDQQLGFLAYESSM; from the exons ATGCAAATGGGTATTAGAACCAAAACTTTTAGTGCTTTAGGTTCCTCTAGGCTGTTCCTGTTCTTCTTCAGCTTGCTTCTGTCACAGCATTGTTGTGCTGAAGTACTGTATGAGATAAATCCTTCACACTCTTTATCAAAGGGACAAACTCTAGTCTCCTCCCCTAGAGGCATTTTTGAATTAGGCTTCTTCAGTCCTGATTCTGCTAGTAAGTATGTGGGGTTATGGCACAAGAATATATTTCCACGTAAAGTTGTCTGGGTGGCCAACAGAGAAAAGCCTCTCGCAGTTGCAGATGAGTTGGCTAGTTTGAGGGTTTGCGGCAATGGCAATCTGGAGATTGTAGATGGGAAGCAGAATTCTGTCTCGCCAACCAATGGTACTATTATTCAGGTATCATCATCTAACGCTAGTTCAGTTGTTGCATCTCTTTCAGACAGTGGAAATTTTGGTGTCAAAGATGTAGTGGTGGATCGAGTAGTATGGCAGAGCTTTGATCATCCTTGTGACACAATGCTACCAACCCAGCGGCTTGGATACAATACTAAATCTAAAAAGGGCACTTTCTTGACTGCCTGGAAACGTGAGAGTGATCCATCTACTGGGACATATACAGTTGAAGGCGGACGGGCAACAGAGATACCAGCACAAGTGATCATTTGGATTAATCGATCAACTCCCTTCTGGAGAAGTGGGCCATGGGATAAATCAAAGTTCATCGGCATACCAGCTATGGATGATCAATATCTTAGTGGATTTAATGGAGATGAAAATGTAGAACGGGGAACACAGTATTTCTCTTATAAATTAAGCACTCTCGCAGCATATCTAGAAATCTCTTCACAGGGAATCTTTAAGCTTATGTATGCAGGAACTGGTAGGAACTGGTCAGTCTACCTCCAGACACAAAATAATCCGTGTGGAATCTGTGGAGCATGTGGGCCTTTTGGGGTTTGCAACGCCTCCGAATATCCAATCTGCAAGTGTTTGAAAGGGTTTGTGCCAAAGTCAGATCAGGAATGGAGCAAAGGAGACTGGACCGGTGGGTGCGTAAGGAAAACCAAATTGTTCTGTGAGAGACTAACAAATAAGAAGTCAGTACCATTGCAAGGAAAAGAAGATGATAGTGATGATGTATTTTGGAAGATTGTACGGGCGAAAGTACCAGATTATCATCAGTACATTACATCTTTGAATCTTGGGGACGAGTTCAATGACTGCAAGATACAGTGCCTAAATAATTGTTCATGCCTGGCTTATGCACTTGTTAATAATATTGGGTGTTTGGTCTGGTCCAAAAACCTTATTGATATACAGGAATATTCCAAGGGGGGAGTTGATATTTATATTCGCCTTGCACGCAAAGAACTAG GAGAAGAAAAGCCAATTAAGTTGATTGCCAGCCTGACAGCTATTGGTTTAATAATTATCTTGGTTGCCATAGTGTTGGGTTTTTACAGGTTGCGAGCTAACCAAAAGG AATCGATTCCATCGTCTAGGGACACTCTTCGAGTATATATTGGAAAACATGACCCATCAGAGCTATTGATCTATGATTTTGATATTATATTAACTGCTACAGACAATTTCAGCATTACAAACAAACTCGGGCAAGGAGGTTTTGGTCCTGTTTATAAG GGTATACTACAAGATGGGAAGGAAATAGCTGTAAAAAGACTATCTAGTAGCTCAGGACAAGGcattgaagagttcaagaatgagATGCTGTTGATCTCCAATCTTCAACATAAAAATCTTGTTAGGATGATGGGTTGCTGCATTAAAGAGGATGAGAAGTTACTTGTTTATGAGTTCATGCCAAACAAAAGCTTGGATACGTTTCTATTCG ATCCGATGAGGACAACAGAGCTTTATTGGGATAGACGCTTTAATATTATTCAGGGTCTTATTAGAGGGCTTCTTTATCTCCATTATGATTCGTATCTGAAGGTAATACATAGAGATCTGAAAGTCAGCAACATTCTCCTGGATGAAAAGATGAACtcaaaaatttcagattttggattGGCACGCATAGTTGAAGGAACACAATGTCTAGAAAATACTCGGAAGATTGTGGGAACACA TGGCTATATGTCTCCAGAGTATGCCATGGGTGGGATattttccaaaaaatctgatgtctACAGCTTCGGGGTATTGGTATTGGAGATTATTAGCAGCAAGAAGAATAACAACTTTTTTTTATATGACCAACAGCTTGGCTTTCTAGCCTATGAAAGTTCAATGTAA